A genome region from Micromonospora inyonensis includes the following:
- a CDS encoding GroES family chaperonin, whose protein sequence is MTADQNGDPGLPIRLLHDRVLVRLEGNEGERRSTAGIVIPATAAVGKRLAWATAVGVGPNVRSIVSGDRVLFDPDDRSEVELHGRGYVLLRERDVHAVAAERVEPDSTGLYL, encoded by the coding sequence GTGACCGCTGACCAGAATGGTGACCCCGGGCTGCCGATCCGTCTCCTGCACGACCGCGTGCTGGTGCGGCTGGAGGGGAACGAGGGTGAGCGCCGCTCCACCGCCGGCATCGTGATCCCGGCGACCGCGGCCGTGGGCAAGCGTCTCGCCTGGGCGACCGCGGTGGGCGTCGGGCCCAACGTCCGGTCCATCGTCTCCGGCGACCGCGTGCTCTTCGACCCCGACGACCGGTCCGAGGTCGAACTGCACGGCCGAGGTTACGTCCTGCTCCGCGAGCGGGACGTGCACGCCGTCGCCGCCGAACGGGTCGAACCCGACTCGACCGGCCTGTACCTCTAG